Proteins found in one Fulvitalea axinellae genomic segment:
- a CDS encoding YciI family protein produces the protein MNEYLVIIRGGEEIAATKSAEEMQEHMGRWQDWLSGMPSEETFVGGEPLMEEGKTLIDGGKTIIDRPLAEGKELVGGYLIFKAKSLDEATELAKGCPGFEHDCTLEVRQIRPVE, from the coding sequence ATGAACGAGTATCTAGTCATTATCAGAGGCGGCGAGGAAATCGCCGCGACCAAATCCGCCGAAGAAATGCAAGAGCACATGGGCAGATGGCAAGACTGGCTGAGCGGAATGCCCAGCGAGGAAACCTTTGTGGGGGGCGAGCCTTTGATGGAAGAGGGCAAAACGCTGATCGACGGAGGCAAGACGATTATCGACCGACCGTTGGCCGAAGGCAAGGAATTGGTCGGCGGCTATCTTATCTTTAAGGCCAAATCCCTTGACGAGGCTACCGAACTGGCCAAAGGGTGCCCCGGCTTCGAGCACGACTGTACGCTTGAGGTAAGACAAATCAGACCCGTAGAATAA
- a CDS encoding ester cyclase, whose amino-acid sequence MSGKKLVESWFKNIDSQDFEAVGELMADEHTFHSPMSPTPIKAIEHLDMMWTMSDSFSGIHLLDQVIEDGNNVVVRGRWAGKHTREYHGIPASGKKVEFSWIDIFEIVDGKVVNEYFEMDPTSIIEQITNINTQKTQS is encoded by the coding sequence ATGTCAGGAAAGAAGCTTGTGGAATCCTGGTTTAAAAATATTGACAGCCAAGACTTTGAAGCCGTTGGCGAATTGATGGCCGACGAGCACACTTTTCACAGCCCGATGTCTCCCACACCAATCAAAGCGATTGAGCACTTGGATATGATGTGGACGATGAGCGATTCTTTTAGCGGGATTCATTTGCTTGACCAAGTGATCGAGGATGGTAACAACGTAGTGGTCAGGGGACGCTGGGCGGGCAAGCATACCCGGGAATACCACGGCATTCCGGCCTCGGGCAAAAAAGTGGAATTCTCATGGATCGATATTTTTGAAATCGTTGACGGGAAGGTCGTTAACGAATATTTCGAGATGGATCCCACGAGTATAATAGAGCAAATCACTAATATTAACACCCAAAAAACACAATCATGA
- a CDS encoding sulfatase family protein, which translates to MKRNQKLWTALLVTMVLAFHNRVSAQSRNKTNFIQFLTDDQGWGDLHAFGHPDIKSPHIDKLAEEGLKFTQCYSASSVCSPARSAILTGRTPYRNGVYRWVPANHYCYLRASEVTLPQLLKEEGYQTAHFGKWHLSSYSEERIPKKRAQYRNYGYETDPNQPTMNEYGYDYWLATGNVARPSHKNPQNFFLNGTGLGEIKGYSAQIVAKYVVEWIKEHREPGRPFFMTVWFHEPHGPVDSDPEFMKRYDKLKDESLKQYLANITQIDEAVGAIVKALDEAGETDNTLIWYTSDNGPEGRHPYGTFNQSDDPFNGSRYRGSTGGLRGRKRHTHEGGIRVPGIIKWPAGQRQAGFVPGSVISEPIIGSDVFPTLLEIAGAKVPRGVKLDGESIRPLLAGKKMHRKKPLYWRNNFNDVRIALRDGDWKVVGNSERTVFELYNIRHDPRETTDWATREPKRFERMKQALIEYDKEVLAEGPDWWKKEKRINSRMPEL; encoded by the coding sequence ATGAAAAGAAACCAAAAGCTGTGGACCGCCTTGCTTGTGACGATGGTGCTGGCCTTCCATAACCGAGTATCCGCGCAGTCCCGCAATAAGACGAACTTCATCCAGTTTCTCACCGACGACCAAGGCTGGGGCGATTTGCACGCTTTCGGCCATCCGGACATCAAGTCGCCACATATCGACAAACTTGCCGAAGAGGGGCTTAAGTTTACGCAGTGTTATTCGGCCTCTTCCGTTTGTTCTCCGGCGCGTTCGGCTATTTTGACGGGCCGTACGCCTTATCGCAACGGGGTGTATCGTTGGGTACCGGCCAATCATTATTGTTATTTGCGGGCTTCGGAAGTTACGCTTCCCCAGTTGCTTAAGGAGGAAGGCTATCAGACGGCCCATTTCGGCAAGTGGCATTTGAGCAGTTATTCGGAAGAGCGGATTCCGAAAAAGCGCGCGCAATACCGTAATTATGGCTACGAAACGGATCCGAACCAGCCTACCATGAACGAGTACGGCTATGACTATTGGCTGGCGACGGGCAATGTGGCTAGACCGTCGCATAAGAATCCGCAGAACTTCTTCCTAAACGGCACCGGGCTGGGCGAGATAAAGGGCTATTCCGCTCAGATTGTGGCCAAGTATGTGGTGGAATGGATCAAAGAGCACAGGGAGCCGGGCCGCCCGTTTTTTATGACTGTGTGGTTTCATGAGCCTCATGGCCCGGTGGATTCTGATCCGGAGTTTATGAAAAGGTATGATAAGCTGAAGGACGAAAGCCTAAAGCAGTATTTGGCCAATATTACGCAGATAGACGAGGCCGTGGGCGCCATAGTAAAAGCTCTGGACGAAGCGGGCGAGACGGATAACACGCTGATTTGGTATACAAGCGACAACGGCCCGGAAGGCAGGCATCCGTACGGAACGTTTAACCAGAGTGACGACCCTTTCAATGGTAGCCGTTACCGTGGAAGTACGGGAGGTTTGCGGGGCAGAAAGAGGCATACGCACGAAGGCGGAATCCGGGTGCCGGGTATAATTAAGTGGCCGGCGGGTCAGCGTCAGGCCGGTTTTGTGCCCGGTTCGGTAATCTCGGAACCGATTATCGGAAGCGACGTGTTCCCTACCCTTCTGGAAATAGCTGGCGCCAAGGTGCCGAGAGGGGTCAAGTTAGACGGAGAATCGATCCGTCCGCTGTTGGCAGGAAAAAAGATGCATCGGAAAAAGCCATTGTACTGGCGAAACAACTTCAATGATGTTCGCATAGCGCTTCGGGATGGCGACTGGAAGGTTGTAGGCAATTCGGAACGGACCGTGTTCGAGCTATACAATATTAGGCACGATCCGCGTGAGACAACCGATTGGGCAACCCGAGAGCCCAAGCGTTTTGAGCGGATGAAACAGGCATTGATCGAATACGACAAGGAGGTGTTGGCCGAAGGTCCGGATTGGTGGAAAAAAGAGAAACGAATAAATAGCAGAATGCCTGAATTGTGA
- a CDS encoding DUF7482 domain-containing protein, producing MRKHIFAVLLVAPLLLWNCSDSDDDGYTPKDSGLNYEMAYQEMVKLMDSYKEDSGKELFDPGAPSKFTEKQNVFMSNAISIKLDHTAPTVTLPVFKGEGADGGEVYYIITEASDYQIAKRMGINYSPKLKYARGSQGVQLVTLNDSGRMKFKGKVDFSPVRRIVPGDGPFAFPPKVAEPGAIGDAEYSPVVVLPSGLVMNATPLKNATGLHDRLPEGQQSIDTDKMEATLQILDGFQNGRAYYYHLVTDAYDNVPATIELGIYAPRLGKIPQFGQSTLDQESALLAFSPVGNGITGEADPMRQGLNSAILSDKNGSGADAPLDPINVFPIEPANHQIDNNYSPLWDAHINRWTDEAIQQNKRRRITSFEDLKSLIKAGWVTSFTPDAGPENPYVGGLHASNAIINCPVIAHPYE from the coding sequence CATATTCGCCGTACTGCTTGTGGCGCCACTTCTGCTATGGAATTGCTCCGACAGCGACGACGACGGCTACACCCCAAAAGACTCGGGACTGAACTACGAAATGGCTTACCAGGAAATGGTGAAGCTGATGGATTCTTATAAAGAAGACTCCGGCAAAGAGCTTTTCGATCCCGGCGCTCCGAGCAAGTTCACCGAAAAGCAGAACGTGTTCATGAGCAACGCTATCAGCATTAAGCTGGACCACACGGCGCCTACCGTTACCCTTCCGGTATTCAAGGGCGAAGGAGCCGACGGGGGAGAGGTTTATTACATCATCACCGAAGCTTCTGACTACCAAATAGCCAAGCGGATGGGCATTAACTATTCGCCGAAGCTTAAATACGCCCGAGGTAGCCAAGGTGTACAACTGGTAACGCTCAACGACAGCGGACGTATGAAGTTCAAGGGAAAAGTGGACTTCTCGCCAGTAAGGCGTATCGTTCCCGGCGACGGACCATTCGCTTTTCCACCAAAAGTAGCCGAACCCGGAGCCATAGGCGACGCAGAGTACTCGCCTGTAGTGGTTCTGCCGAGCGGTTTGGTAATGAACGCAACCCCGTTGAAAAATGCCACTGGTCTACACGACCGCTTGCCTGAGGGCCAACAATCAATCGACACCGACAAAATGGAGGCCACGCTCCAAATCCTTGACGGATTCCAGAACGGAAGAGCCTATTACTACCACTTGGTTACGGACGCTTACGATAACGTTCCGGCTACAATCGAGCTGGGCATCTACGCTCCCCGTTTGGGCAAAATACCTCAGTTCGGGCAGTCTACGCTGGATCAGGAATCCGCTTTGTTGGCTTTCTCTCCGGTAGGCAACGGCATCACGGGCGAAGCGGATCCTATGCGCCAAGGCCTGAATTCGGCTATCTTGAGCGATAAAAACGGATCGGGAGCCGATGCTCCGCTTGATCCAATCAACGTGTTTCCGATAGAGCCGGCCAACCACCAGATTGACAACAATTACAGCCCGCTCTGGGACGCGCACATCAACCGTTGGACGGATGAGGCCATCCAACAAAACAAGCGCCGACGTATCACCAGTTTCGAAGATCTTAAGAGCTTGATCAAGGCCGGATGGGTAACCAGCTTTACGCCGGATGCCGGCCCGGAAAACCCGTATGTGGGAGGCCTGCACGCCAGCAACGCTATTATCAACTGCCCAGTAATCGCGCATCCGTACGAGTAA